The following are from one region of the Maribacter aquivivus genome:
- the coaE gene encoding dephospho-CoA kinase (Dephospho-CoA kinase (CoaE) performs the final step in coenzyme A biosynthesis.): MIIIGLTGGIGSGKSTVATMFKELGVPVYDSDQRAKYLMNTSKTINKQLVELLGDEAYEKGKLNRPYIAEKVFNDSELLAELNNIVHPVVRQDFIDWTNEQDASYVIQETALLFENKSQDLYDEVILVTAPKEVRISRVLNRDNTTRAQVEARMNNQLEDKIKLELANFIIENIDLERTREKVLQVHASILADC; encoded by the coding sequence ATGATAATAATTGGTCTTACAGGAGGAATTGGAAGTGGTAAGTCTACTGTCGCTACTATGTTCAAAGAATTAGGTGTTCCGGTCTACGACTCTGACCAACGTGCAAAGTATTTAATGAACACTTCTAAAACTATCAATAAACAATTGGTGGAGCTGTTAGGGGATGAAGCTTATGAAAAAGGGAAGCTGAACAGACCATATATAGCAGAGAAAGTTTTCAATGATTCAGAATTATTGGCAGAACTCAATAATATAGTACATCCAGTAGTAAGGCAAGATTTTATAGATTGGACAAATGAGCAAGATGCAAGCTATGTAATTCAAGAAACAGCTTTATTGTTTGAAAATAAATCTCAAGATCTCTATGATGAAGTCATTTTGGTAACTGCTCCCAAAGAAGTCCGTATTAGTCGTGTATTAAATAGAGATAATACTACAAGAGCGCAGGTTGAAGCTCGTATGAACAACCAGCTTGAAGATAAAATAAAATTAGAATTAGCCAATTTTATTATCGAAAATATTGATTTGGAAAGAACTAGAGAAAAAGTTCTTCAAGTGCACGCATCTATCCTAGCTGACTGTTAG
- a CDS encoding response regulator transcription factor: METINKKILLVEDDPNFGIVLKDYLSMNDFDVTLAKNGMEGFEKFKKDNYDICILDVMMPYKDGFTLAKEIREKNENVPIVFLTAKTMKEDVLKGYKAGADDYLNKPFDSEVLLMKLKAILQRKASNGLADSKKFEFTIGGFHLNSKLRFLKYKDTEAIKLSPKENELLRLLALHENDLMPRELALTKIWRDDNYFTSRSMDVYIAKLRKYLKVDDTVEILNIHGEGFRLVVKTEGE; this comes from the coding sequence ATGGAAACAATAAACAAGAAAATACTTTTAGTAGAGGATGACCCTAATTTTGGGATTGTATTGAAGGATTATTTGTCAATGAATGACTTCGATGTCACTTTGGCAAAGAATGGAATGGAAGGTTTTGAGAAGTTCAAAAAAGATAATTATGACATTTGTATTTTAGATGTTATGATGCCTTACAAGGACGGTTTCACATTAGCGAAAGAAATTCGTGAAAAGAATGAGAATGTTCCAATTGTTTTTTTGACGGCAAAAACAATGAAGGAAGATGTTCTTAAAGGATATAAAGCTGGTGCAGATGATTATTTGAACAAGCCCTTTGATTCTGAAGTATTACTAATGAAATTAAAAGCAATTCTTCAAAGAAAAGCTTCTAATGGATTAGCTGATAGCAAGAAATTTGAATTTACAATAGGTGGTTTCCACTTAAATTCTAAATTGAGATTCTTGAAATATAAAGATACCGAGGCGATTAAGCTTTCTCCTAAAGAGAATGAGTTGTTACGTCTATTGGCTTTGCATGAAAATGATTTAATGCCAAGAGAGTTAGCTTTAACTAAAATTTGGAGAGACGATAACTACTTTACGTCTCGTAGTATGGATGTTTACATTGCTAAATTGCGTAAGTATCTTAAAGTTGATGATACTGTAGAAATATTAAATATTCACGGTGAAGGTTTCCGATTGGTGGTAAAGACTGAAGGAGAATAA
- a CDS encoding sensor histidine kinase, protein MNKKLFVLLVVLMSLSLIGLIFVQSFWISKSIDSGEEQFSSSVSEALNSVTNKITERESKNYFDRYLNAKDSIGGELKGTQLTNFFFIDRDVNSNEILLYEHGILEEDYGISSTFFDSSDGADTTIIKSYTSKRTTSIFREDIDLEGNTPRLNPIQRFEKIGGLNKMEKAAMEDVFMVYAKRVPIHKRVSKQEIELLLQRELENRGVDIAFEYGVYSNGLPTKVKSSKFKYAEANIYRSPMFVDYEGVSNFDLLISFPKKKRFLVQSILGLAMLSLLFTIIIVVAYAGAIYQLIRQKQISEIKTDFINNMTHEFKTPIATINLAVEAIRNPKIINDQEKVLRYLQMIRDENKRMHAQVENVLRISKLEKNQLDISKDRVNVHDIIEDAITHVQLIVDDRGGYIHTHLDAERCEVLANEMHFTNVIVNMLDNAIKYSEEAPKIDVFTERAKNYIIIKVQDQGAGMSKGVVKKVFEKFYREHTGDIHNVKGHGLGLSYVKKIVEDHQGEVYAESEKGKGSTFYIKLPLI, encoded by the coding sequence ATGAACAAAAAGTTATTTGTGCTCTTAGTGGTTTTGATGAGCCTTTCACTTATTGGTCTGATTTTCGTTCAAAGTTTCTGGATTAGTAAATCCATAGATAGTGGAGAAGAACAATTCTCTAGCAGTGTTTCTGAAGCATTGAACAGCGTCACCAATAAAATTACAGAAAGAGAATCTAAAAATTATTTTGACAGGTATTTAAATGCTAAGGATAGTATAGGAGGGGAGCTTAAAGGTACTCAGCTTACTAATTTTTTCTTTATTGATAGAGATGTCAATTCTAATGAAATATTACTGTATGAACACGGTATTTTAGAAGAAGACTACGGAATCTCGTCTACGTTCTTTGATAGTAGTGATGGTGCAGATACTACCATCATTAAAAGTTATACCAGTAAGCGTACGACTTCAATTTTTAGAGAAGATATAGACTTAGAGGGTAATACACCACGCTTAAATCCAATTCAAAGATTTGAAAAAATCGGAGGACTTAATAAAATGGAGAAAGCTGCCATGGAAGATGTTTTTATGGTTTATGCCAAGCGTGTTCCTATTCATAAGCGTGTTTCTAAGCAAGAAATTGAGTTGCTTTTACAACGAGAGTTAGAGAATAGAGGAGTTGATATAGCATTTGAATATGGAGTGTATAGCAATGGTTTACCGACCAAAGTGAAATCATCTAAATTTAAATATGCAGAAGCGAATATCTATAGATCGCCCATGTTCGTAGATTATGAAGGAGTTTCAAATTTCGATTTGTTAATTTCCTTTCCTAAGAAAAAACGATTTTTGGTGCAATCTATCTTAGGTCTCGCAATGCTTTCATTATTGTTTACCATAATAATAGTGGTGGCTTATGCAGGAGCAATTTATCAGTTAATTCGTCAAAAGCAGATATCTGAAATAAAAACCGATTTCATAAATAATATGACGCATGAGTTCAAAACTCCGATTGCGACCATAAATCTTGCTGTTGAGGCGATTAGAAATCCGAAGATAATTAATGATCAAGAAAAGGTTCTACGTTATCTACAGATGATTCGCGATGAGAATAAAAGAATGCATGCACAAGTAGAAAATGTGTTAAGAATCTCTAAACTTGAAAAAAATCAGCTCGATATAAGTAAGGATAGGGTCAATGTTCACGACATTATAGAAGATGCTATTACTCACGTACAATTAATAGTTGATGATAGGGGAGGATATATTCATACGCATTTGGATGCTGAGCGTTGTGAAGTATTAGCAAATGAAATGCATTTTACCAATGTAATCGTCAATATGTTGGATAATGCAATTAAGTATTCTGAAGAGGCTCCTAAAATAGATGTGTTTACAGAAAGAGCTAAAAATTACATTATTATTAAAGTACAAGATCAAGGTGCTGGTATGAGTAAAGGTGTGGTTAAGAAAGTATTTGAAAAATTCTATCGAGAGCACACAGGAGACATACATAACGTAAAAGGACATGGATTAGGATTGTCTTACGTAAAAAAAATAGTAGAAGACCACCAAGGCGAAGTTTATGCCGAAAGTGAAAAAGGAAAAGGAAGTACATTTTACATAAAACTGCCGTTAATATAA
- a CDS encoding ion transporter, producing MKEDEKLSPWKRKIHEIIYEADTPMGKLFDIILFVIIIFSVILIMLESVKAIDAEYHEILFVLEWIVTIFFTIEYIARIISIKKPSHYIFSFYGIIDFLSTIPLYISYIFAGSQVLLAVRAFRLLRVFRILKLARFLGEASQLKRALKASRAKITVFLFAVLIASVMMGTLMYLIEGDEAGFTSIPTSIYWTIVTLTTVGYGDIAPITPQGQAIATIIMLLGYGIIAVPTGMVTAEFSKQSREDTSNLKDSGSYVHINTQSCPTCSKEGHRDDATHCYNCGSILNE from the coding sequence TTGAAGGAAGACGAAAAACTATCACCTTGGAAACGAAAAATTCATGAAATAATTTATGAAGCAGACACCCCTATGGGTAAACTGTTCGATATTATTCTTTTCGTTATTATCATTTTCAGCGTTATTCTTATCATGCTCGAAAGTGTTAAAGCTATCGATGCCGAATATCATGAAATTCTTTTTGTATTAGAATGGATAGTTACCATTTTCTTTACCATTGAATATATTGCTCGTATTATCTCTATTAAAAAACCAAGCCATTACATATTTAGCTTTTACGGAATCATAGATTTCTTATCCACTATTCCGTTATACATATCTTATATTTTTGCAGGATCCCAAGTCCTTTTGGCCGTTAGAGCATTTAGATTATTACGTGTATTTCGTATTTTAAAACTTGCCCGTTTTCTTGGGGAAGCCTCGCAATTAAAAAGAGCCTTAAAAGCTAGTAGAGCAAAGATTACCGTTTTTCTATTTGCCGTGCTTATTGCATCGGTGATGATGGGAACGCTCATGTACTTAATAGAAGGTGATGAAGCTGGTTTCACGAGTATACCCACAAGTATCTACTGGACTATTGTTACGCTTACAACAGTTGGTTATGGCGATATAGCACCAATTACCCCACAAGGGCAAGCAATTGCTACAATTATTATGCTCTTAGGTTATGGCATAATCGCCGTACCAACAGGGATGGTTACGGCTGAATTTTCAAAACAAAGCAGAGAAGACACTTCTAATTTGAAGGATTCTGGCAGCTATGTTCATATAAACACACAATCCTGTCCAACATGTAGCAAAGAAGGTCATAGAGATGATGCTACCCATTGTTATAATTGCGGATCAATATTAAATGAATAA
- a CDS encoding exonuclease domain-containing protein: MYAILDIETTGGKFNEEGITEIAIHKFDGQKVVDKFISLVNPEREIQPFVVKLTGINSKMLRTAPKFYEVAKRIIEITEDTVIVAHNAQFDYRILRTEFRRLGYNFERKTLCTVDLSKLLLPDAESYSLGKLVRSLGIPVSDRHRANGDALATIKLFKLLLAKDSEKIIIKDTIRKETQGELSEKQLDIVRDLPNKTGVFYMHNKDGDIIHLSKSSDIKKRVNQIFTKTNDKSRKLTKDTKKVTFELTGNELVAILKEHEELLKLRPKYSTIPKKRMYSHAICKSVNENGYFSLDIKPYRECKEPLGLFNGVFSAKNYLYKITKEFDLCEKVNGISEARNNCSGYDEGNCKGACINKEDVEEYNKRVIAATTKNNINGKNVVVVDKGREIGEQSAILIKNGSLVGFGFYDLNYQINNIHILESIITPMNGTRDANYLIESYLRKKRVLKIIEIND, translated from the coding sequence ATGTACGCAATTTTAGATATTGAAACTACTGGAGGAAAATTCAATGAAGAGGGAATCACTGAAATTGCTATTCACAAATTTGATGGTCAAAAAGTAGTTGACAAATTTATAAGCCTGGTAAATCCTGAAAGGGAAATACAACCATTTGTTGTTAAACTTACTGGCATCAACAGTAAAATGCTAAGAACGGCACCTAAATTTTACGAGGTAGCTAAGCGCATTATCGAAATTACAGAAGATACTGTTATTGTAGCCCACAATGCTCAGTTCGATTATAGAATTTTGAGAACAGAATTTAGGCGATTAGGTTATAATTTTGAACGCAAAACCCTTTGTACCGTAGACCTTTCTAAATTATTATTACCCGATGCAGAATCTTATAGTTTAGGCAAACTAGTTAGATCATTAGGCATACCAGTAAGTGATCGCCATAGGGCTAATGGTGATGCCTTGGCAACAATAAAACTCTTTAAACTTTTACTTGCCAAAGACTCTGAAAAAATTATCATAAAGGATACTATCAGAAAAGAAACTCAAGGTGAGCTCTCTGAAAAACAATTAGATATTGTAAGAGATTTACCTAATAAAACGGGCGTCTTCTATATGCATAATAAGGATGGAGACATTATTCACCTTAGCAAATCTAGCGATATAAAAAAGAGGGTCAACCAGATTTTTACCAAGACCAATGATAAATCTAGAAAGCTAACCAAAGACACTAAAAAAGTTACTTTCGAACTTACAGGAAATGAACTTGTTGCGATATTAAAAGAGCATGAAGAGCTATTAAAGCTTAGACCTAAGTATAGTACCATTCCTAAAAAAAGAATGTATAGTCACGCTATTTGCAAGAGCGTTAACGAAAATGGTTATTTCTCTTTAGATATTAAACCTTATAGAGAATGTAAAGAGCCACTAGGGCTTTTTAACGGAGTATTCAGTGCCAAGAATTATTTGTATAAAATTACGAAAGAGTTTGACTTATGTGAGAAAGTAAACGGTATTAGTGAAGCTCGTAACAATTGCTCGGGCTATGATGAAGGCAATTGCAAAGGTGCATGTATAAATAAAGAAGATGTCGAAGAATACAATAAACGTGTTATTGCTGCAACTACTAAAAATAACATTAACGGCAAGAATGTTGTGGTGGTAGATAAGGGACGAGAAATTGGAGAACAAAGTGCTATTTTAATAAAAAATGGCTCTTTAGTCGGATTCGGATTCTATGATCTTAACTATCAAATAAATAATATTCATATCTTAGAAAGTATTATAACCCCTATGAATGGTACTAGAGATGCTAATTATCTTATTGAATCTTATTTAAGAAAGAAGAGAGTACTTAAAATAATAGAAATAAACGATTAG
- a CDS encoding gluconokinase — protein sequence MVKKQILFLMGVSGSGKSTIGKLLADKLQFPFFDGDSFHPEANVKKMKEGHPLNDDDRQGWLEKLNEVGIENLSTGAVIVCSSLKQKYRTILGKNLENNHQFVYLEGSFELIDSRLRERKNHYMPAGLLQSQFDDLETPLDALTVSIDQTPDDIVNDIIEKL from the coding sequence ATGGTTAAAAAACAGATCTTATTCTTAATGGGTGTTTCAGGTAGCGGAAAATCTACTATTGGTAAGCTACTGGCTGATAAATTACAATTCCCATTTTTTGATGGCGATAGTTTTCACCCAGAAGCGAACGTTAAAAAAATGAAAGAAGGTCACCCATTAAACGATGATGATCGCCAGGGCTGGTTAGAAAAACTCAACGAAGTTGGTATTGAGAACTTATCTACCGGAGCGGTAATTGTGTGCTCTTCCCTGAAACAAAAATATAGAACCATACTAGGCAAAAACCTAGAGAACAATCATCAATTTGTTTATTTAGAAGGTAGCTTTGAGCTTATCGACTCTCGATTGAGAGAACGAAAGAACCATTACATGCCTGCAGGGCTTTTACAATCTCAATTCGATGACCTTGAAACTCCTTTAGACGCCCTTACTGTTTCAATAGATCAAACGCCAGATGACATTGTAAACGATATTATCGAAAAGCTATAA
- a CDS encoding CdaR family protein, which translates to MERLLEWIKTGLKKRKVKVFLVFLLCASLAWLINKLSLTYTNNTTFQVEYINVPEEFLLANTPKDEIQVRLQAAGFQFLGYELKPKHIQLDVSKVMHKDGSYYLTSDQIRIQLESQLNNYSTLTDFDSDAIYFDFTSLEMKKVPVKVLMEMTFAANHILEGDIRVKPDSIQLSGPKSQIDTINQIRTVLFKADNVNSSFSNEIALQLPEQLKGTTFSNKRVKVSGKVVKFSEQVIKVPVHVINLPENIKVRTFPEIVEVRCQGTLEHLKQLEIEDFSVEADYAKISKETENRLSVKLVKYPRALNNAVMSTNEVEFILRRE; encoded by the coding sequence ATGGAACGTTTATTAGAGTGGATTAAGACAGGGCTAAAGAAAAGAAAGGTAAAAGTCTTTCTTGTGTTCTTATTGTGTGCATCACTAGCTTGGTTAATTAATAAATTATCGCTTACCTATACCAATAACACTACCTTTCAAGTAGAATACATTAATGTTCCTGAAGAATTTTTGTTGGCAAATACGCCCAAAGATGAAATACAAGTAAGACTACAAGCAGCAGGATTTCAGTTTTTGGGATATGAATTGAAACCTAAGCATATTCAACTAGATGTAAGTAAGGTAATGCATAAAGATGGTAGTTATTATCTAACGTCTGACCAAATTAGAATTCAATTAGAATCTCAACTTAACAATTATAGCACGCTGACCGATTTTGATAGCGACGCAATATATTTCGATTTCACATCTTTAGAGATGAAAAAAGTACCTGTGAAGGTGTTAATGGAGATGACTTTTGCAGCCAATCACATTCTTGAAGGTGATATTAGGGTAAAGCCAGATTCTATACAACTATCAGGTCCTAAGAGTCAAATAGACACTATAAACCAAATAAGAACTGTGTTGTTTAAAGCAGACAATGTAAATAGCTCTTTTTCAAATGAAATTGCTTTACAATTACCAGAGCAACTAAAAGGAACTACATTTTCTAATAAAAGAGTTAAGGTTTCTGGTAAGGTGGTCAAATTTTCTGAACAGGTCATTAAAGTTCCTGTTCACGTCATTAATTTACCTGAAAATATAAAGGTTCGTACTTTTCCGGAAATTGTTGAAGTGCGTTGTCAAGGTACATTGGAGCATTTGAAACAATTAGAAATAGAAGATTTTTCTGTAGAGGCAGATTACGCCAAGATATCGAAAGAAACAGAAAATAGATTGTCTGTAAAATTGGTGAAATACCCCAGAGCATTAAACAATGCTGTAATGAGTACAAATGAAGTCGAATTTATACTTCGAAGAGAATGA
- a CDS encoding enoyl-ACP reductase FabI: MGYNLLKGKRGIIFGALDANSIAWKTAQTVHAEGGTFVLTNAPIAMRMGQIDELAKETGSEVIPADATSVEDLDNLVAKAVEILGGKIDFVLHSIGMSVNVRKGRAYTDEKYDFTAKGWDVSALSFHKVLQSLYKADAMNEWGSVVALTYMAAQRTFPDYNDMADNKAYLESVARSFGYFFGKEKNVRVNTISQSPTATTAGQGVKGFDGFISYAEKMSPLGNASAQDCADYTITLFSDLTRKVTMQNLFHDGGFSNTGVSQEVIEKF, encoded by the coding sequence ATGGGATATAACTTATTAAAAGGAAAAAGGGGAATTATTTTTGGAGCATTAGACGCAAATTCTATTGCATGGAAAACGGCACAAACGGTACACGCTGAAGGTGGTACTTTTGTTTTGACAAACGCCCCAATTGCCATGAGAATGGGTCAGATAGATGAATTGGCTAAAGAAACCGGTTCAGAAGTTATACCAGCAGATGCTACAAGTGTTGAAGACTTGGATAATTTAGTAGCAAAAGCAGTTGAAATATTAGGAGGAAAAATTGATTTCGTATTGCATTCTATTGGTATGTCCGTTAACGTTCGTAAAGGTCGTGCTTACACAGATGAGAAATATGATTTCACAGCAAAAGGATGGGATGTTTCAGCCCTTTCTTTTCATAAAGTATTACAATCGCTTTATAAGGCAGATGCTATGAATGAGTGGGGTAGTGTTGTAGCGTTGACCTATATGGCAGCACAAAGAACATTCCCAGATTATAATGATATGGCAGATAACAAAGCATATTTAGAGTCTGTTGCTCGTAGCTTTGGTTACTTTTTTGGTAAAGAGAAAAATGTACGTGTAAATACGATTTCTCAATCACCTACTGCAACAACTGCAGGGCAAGGGGTAAAAGGTTTCGATGGTTTTATCAGCTACGCTGAAAAAATGTCTCCGTTAGGTAATGCTTCAGCTCAAGATTGTGCTGATTATACCATAACATTATTCTCTGACCTTACGAGAAAAGTAACAATGCAAAACTTGTTTCATGACGGTGGTTTCTCTAACACAGGGGTTAGTCAAGAAGTTATAGAGAAGTTTTAA
- the miaA gene encoding tRNA (adenosine(37)-N6)-dimethylallyltransferase MiaA → MNKILISVVGPTAIGKTKLAILLAQHYKTEIISADSRQFFKEMNIGTAVPSLEELEQANHHFIQHKSITEEYTVGDFEREAIQKLSDLFKVHDVVIMVGGSGLYVNAVTDGLNTFPTIDPSIREKLNLELAEDGIRPLQKKLKQLDPIYFEKVDIYNPQRVIRALEVAIGSGSPYSSFLNKPKAKREFKVLSVGLKAERPLIYERINERVDLMVEAGLLEEAKGLLSHKDYNALQTVGYKELFKYFDGEWTLDFAISEIKKNTRRFAKRQLTWFLRNKDTQWVEYDYDPKTLLPKIETDIVNLKNG, encoded by the coding sequence ATGAATAAAATACTTATATCAGTAGTAGGCCCTACAGCCATTGGTAAGACCAAATTGGCAATACTTTTAGCTCAGCATTATAAAACAGAAATTATATCAGCTGATTCTAGACAGTTTTTCAAAGAAATGAATATTGGTACTGCTGTACCTAGTTTAGAAGAACTAGAACAAGCTAATCATCATTTTATACAGCACAAAAGCATTACAGAAGAATACACCGTCGGTGATTTTGAACGGGAAGCTATTCAAAAACTATCCGACCTTTTTAAAGTACATGATGTAGTAATTATGGTTGGTGGTAGCGGACTTTATGTAAATGCAGTTACTGATGGCTTAAACACCTTCCCTACAATAGATCCATCTATTCGTGAAAAGTTAAATTTAGAACTAGCAGAAGATGGTATAAGACCACTACAAAAGAAACTAAAGCAACTAGATCCTATATATTTTGAAAAGGTAGACATCTATAATCCTCAAAGGGTTATTAGAGCATTAGAAGTTGCTATTGGTAGTGGCAGCCCCTATTCTTCGTTTTTAAACAAACCAAAAGCTAAAAGAGAGTTTAAAGTTTTATCTGTTGGATTGAAAGCTGAACGCCCCTTAATATATGAACGTATTAATGAACGTGTAGACTTAATGGTCGAAGCCGGACTCTTAGAAGAGGCAAAAGGATTGTTATCGCACAAAGATTATAACGCCTTGCAAACGGTTGGTTACAAAGAGCTTTTTAAGTATTTTGACGGTGAATGGACTTTAGATTTTGCTATATCCGAGATTAAGAAGAACACTCGAAGATTCGCTAAAAGACAACTAACGTGGTTTTTAAGAAACAAAGATACTCAGTGGGTTGAATACGATTACGATCCTAAAACACTATTACCTAAAATTGAAACTGATATTGTAAATTTAAAAAATGGTTAA
- a CDS encoding glycosyltransferase, translated as MDLSFSFIIPVYNRPNEIKELLDSLRLQTYDKTFEVVIVEDGSTISSEKVIGEYVDALAISYYKKPNSGPGDSRNYGMSRAKGNYFIVLDSDCILPPQYLVEAEKSLQEDYVHCYGGPDAAHESFSTVQKAINYAMTSFLTTGGIRGGKKAVDKFQPRSFNMGISKKAFENVGGYGNIHPGEDPDLTIRIWNKGYRTKLISEAFVYHKRRIDWNKFYIQVNKFGMVRPILNKWHPETKKITYWFPTVFCLGLLVSIILAIVGFMVPLYIYSLYFLLLFIDALRKTGNLKVAFLSLLATAIQFLGYGYGFLKSTLYINSSGKKPEEIFPKLFFRVN; from the coding sequence ATGGACTTATCGTTTTCTTTTATCATTCCTGTATACAATAGACCCAACGAAATTAAAGAACTGTTGGACAGTCTACGTTTACAAACCTATGACAAAACTTTTGAGGTGGTTATCGTCGAAGACGGATCTACTATTTCATCTGAAAAAGTCATAGGTGAGTATGTAGACGCTCTTGCAATTTCATACTATAAAAAACCTAATTCTGGTCCTGGTGATTCTCGTAATTACGGCATGTCTCGGGCAAAAGGTAATTACTTTATAGTATTAGACTCTGATTGTATTTTACCGCCACAATACCTTGTGGAAGCAGAAAAAAGTTTACAAGAAGATTATGTGCATTGCTATGGTGGTCCAGATGCAGCACATGAATCTTTTTCTACTGTTCAGAAAGCAATTAACTATGCTATGACCTCTTTTTTGACCACAGGCGGAATTCGCGGTGGAAAAAAAGCAGTAGATAAATTTCAGCCCAGAAGCTTTAATATGGGTATTTCGAAAAAAGCTTTTGAAAACGTAGGCGGATACGGAAATATTCACCCAGGTGAAGATCCAGATTTAACGATACGTATTTGGAATAAAGGGTATAGAACAAAACTGATTTCAGAAGCATTTGTTTATCATAAAAGAAGGATAGACTGGAACAAGTTTTATATTCAGGTAAACAAATTTGGTATGGTGCGCCCAATTTTAAATAAGTGGCATCCAGAAACAAAGAAAATTACATATTGGTTTCCTACCGTGTTTTGTTTGGGATTATTGGTTTCAATTATATTGGCTATAGTAGGGTTTATGGTGCCATTGTATATTTATTCTTTATACTTTCTGTTATTATTCATAGATGCCCTTAGAAAAACCGGTAATTTAAAAGTAGCCTTCCTATCTTTATTGGCAACTGCGATACAATTTTTGGGATATGGGTACGGATTTTTAAAATCAACCCTGTATATTAATTCTTCAGGTAAGAAACCAGAGGAAATTTTTCCAAAATTATTTTTTAGAGTGAACTGA